The DNA region CACTTTGCGCCCTCTGAGGCTTCTCGCAGGAAGGTGGCGCTGCGCTGGGTAAGCGCTCCTGAGCACGAGGCGCTGGGGCAGCTGCTGGCTGAGGCGCTCTCACAGGGGGGCTGCGCAGCGATCATCTGTAACACTGTCCCTCGAGCGCAGGCCCTGTACTCCGCACTCAGGGAGGTCTTCCCCGGCCTGGCCGAAGATGGCATGCCGGAGCTGGACCTGCTGCACGCCCGCTATCCCTACGAGGAAAGGGAGGTGCGCGAGGCACGCACGCTCGGGAGGTTCTCACGCAATGGCCGCAGACCTCACCGCGCGATACTGGTGGCCACGCAGGTGATAGAGCAAAGCCTGGACCTGGACTTCGACCTCATGGTCACCGACCTGGCCCCGGTAGATCTCGTGCTCCAGCGCATGGGTAGGCTGCACCGCCACCCCGTTCATGACCCGCTCAGACCCGAGAGGTTGAGGTCGCCTGAGCTGTGGGTGGTATCGCCCCAGGTCATGGGGGATGTGCCGATATTCGACAGAGGCAGCGCCAGCGTCTATGACGAGCACACGCTGCTGCGCAGCTGGCTCGCCCTGCGCGATCGGGACACCCTGCAGCTGCCGGAGGATATCGAGGAGCTGGTGGAGCAGGTCTACAGTGATGGGCGGGTGCCGCAGGGTGCCTCCGAGGAGCTGCGAAGCCTCTGGGAGCGGACCTTCAAGGCCCAGCAGAAGGTGCTCAGGGAAGATAGCCTGCAGGCCAAATACAGGTACATCAAGGGGCCTGGATACAACTCGATATGGGGGATAGTAACAGCGAGCGTGGAGGAGGATGCCCCCGAGCTGCACCCTGCGCTGCAGGCTCTCACTCGTCTGGCGGAGCCCAGCGTGTCCGCCGTGTGCCTCGTGGCTGGGAGCGGTGGGCCCTGCCTGCCGGATGGTACGCCGGTGGATCTCGATACGCCGCCGGACGCTGCGATGGCCGAGAGGCTGCTGCGCCGCTCGGTGGCCATTACAGATGCCAGAGTGCTGGATCCCCTGCTGGATGTGCCCGTGCCGAAAGGCTGGGAGCGCTCCTCGCTGCTCAGGGGGTACAGGCCCCTGGTCTTTGATGCCTCAGGAAGGGCCATGGTTGGCAGGTGGATCGTAAGGATTGATCCCGAGCTCGGGATTGTAGTGGAGAGCCCTTAGGGTGAACAACACACGCTGGAGGATAGAGATCATGCATAGTTTCAACCTGGTGGATGAGCCCTGGATACCAGTCAGGCCGATTGGGGCCAGCACCACCCAGCTCATGGGCTTGAGGGACGTGCTGCTGGGCGCGCACGCTATCAGGGAGCTTGTGGACCCCTCGCCCCTGGTAACCGTATCTCTGCACAGGCTGCTGCTAGCCATACTCCACCGCGTGTTCGGCCCCCGGGACGACGCCGAGTGGGCGGAGCTTTACGGGGGCGGCAGCTTTCCCCCGCAGCCGCTGGAGGACTACCTGCAGCGCTGGCATGACCGGTTCGACCTCTTCCATGAGAAGTATCCCTTCTACCAGAAGGGCAGCATACAGCGCCAGAGCGTAACGAAGCTGTGGCCGGTCACGCGCCTGGCGCCGGAGATCGCTTCCCCCGGCAACGCCACAACGCTCTTTGATCACACCCTGCCGGAGGGCGTGGCGTTCACCCCCGACAGGGCTGCCCGCTACCTGGTGTTGCTGCACCCGTTCACGGTCGGCGGCCTGTTCGGGCTGCTGAAGGGGGAGAAGGACAAGGCGGCGGATGCAGGTCCACTGGCCAAGTGCGCGGTCGTGCTACTGAGGGGGCGCACCCTGTTCGAGACGCTCATGCTCAACATGGTCAGGTACGACCCGGAGTTCGACGAGCCCTGCCCCTCCACCCCAGAGGATAGTCCCGCCTGGGAAAGGGACGATGATACCCAGCCAGTCGATCGCCTGCCGAAGGGCTACCTCGACTACCTGACGTGGCAGAGCCGGCGCGTGAGGCTCTTCCCGGAGGTTCAGGACGGTAGAGTAGTGGTGCGTGAAGTGATCATCGTCAAGGGGTGTCAGTTACGGCCCACGGAGGAGATCGCCAACTACGAGACCATGGTAGCCTTCCGGAAGAACCCGCGCGCCGGCAAAGGAGAAAACCCCAGGCCTCCAGTGGGCTTCAGGGAAGACCGTGCCATGTGGCGCGACAGCCACGTGATCTTCCAGTCCACGGATACGCACACCCAACCTCGCAGCCTCAGGTGGATAGCCGAGCTGATAGCCATGGGGCGGCTGCAGGAGGAGCACAGGCTGCCGCTGGAGATCTACGGCATAATCACCGACCAGGCCAACATCAAGCTCTGGCGGCACGAGGTGCTGCCTGTGTCCACGCGCTACTTCAGCGACAGGAACCTCTACAGCCAGCTCCAGAGGGCACTTGCGATGGCCGAGAGTGTGGGCCAGGAGCTGGACCGCACGCTGGAGCAGCTGGCGAGAGATCTCCTGCCCAACCCCAACAGAGACGAGATAAACAACCTGAGGAAGGCCATCAACGCCACCCCCACGTACTGGGCCTCGCTGGAGGTGCCCTTCCATCACTTCCTGCTGGAGCTCGAAGCCGACAGGCAGCTGGTCCAGGGACGCCCGATCTACGGCTACGGGTACGCCATGCGCAACTGGATGGATGCTATCAAGCAGGCGGGAAGGCTGGCCCTGGAGTTCGCCGTGTCCGGACTGGACGGCAACGCCAGGAACCTGAGGGCCGCGGTCAACGCCAGGGGCAGGTTCAACGGGAGGCTCAACACGTTGCTGGCGCAGGAGGCTCCCGGCCTGGAGCTACCTGCATAAGTACAGGAACAAATTAAAAGGAGGTGAGGTATGTCGCAGACCCTGACTACGGAAACCTGTGCCCGGATGCTCATCAGCGAGCTCCAGGGGCTTGTGGAGGCCGAGGACCGCGGCGCGCTCGCTGCCCTGAGAAGAGGGCTGGGCAAGCGCCCGGGCGAAGCCGCCGAGATGTTCCCCTATGTTGTGCCCTATCTACCGGAGGACCTCTGGGCGCAGGACTGGTTCTTCGTGGTGGCCTCTCTCTTCGCCGTCCACCCACTCTCCTGGCAGGCGGACGGGAACGCGAGGGACACCAACTTCGGCGCTTCCTTCCGCAGGCTGCGAGAGGCCAGGGGGCAGGAGGAAGGGGACAGCCTGGAGAACCGCTTCGTGGCCTTGCTCGACTCCAGAGGAGAGGACCTGCCCCACCACCTGCGTCGTGCGATCGGTCTCATGAGGGGCGAGGAGATCCCAGTGAATTGGTACAGGCTGCTGATCGACCTGACCTACTGGGACCACCCCGACCGGTTCGTGCAGCGGCAGTGGGCCGAGCAGTTCTGGCGTCGGCAGCCGGCCGAACAGTCCTCAGACCAACTTCCCACAACAACCTAATCACAACAACCTAATAAGGAGGATTCACACATGCTGGTCGAACTGCACATGATCCAAAACTTCGCCCCATCCAACCTCAACCGCGACGATACAGGCTCTCCCAAGGACTGCGAGTTCGGGGGCGTGCGCCGTGCCCGCATATCCAGCCAGTGCATCAAGAGGGCCATACGCAGGGAGTTTAAGCAGAACGGCCTGCTTGACAGCGAGAGGATCGCGGAGCGCACCCGGCTGGTCACCCAGGAGATCGCCGATCGACTGGCCAGGCTCGGGCGAGACCGCGAGCAGGCTACCAGGGTGGCCGGCTTCCTGCTGAGCGCTGCCAAGCTCAAGGTGGATAATAGCCAGCGGACCGAGTACCTGCTGTTCCTCGGCAGGGGGGAGATAGATGCTATAACGGCACTGTGTAACGAGCGCTGGGATCAGCTCGCCCCCCTTGCGGACCAGTCACTGAGCGACCAGAGCAACGACAAGAAGAAGGCCGCACAGCAGGTGCCGGCGGATATGAGCCGCGAGCTGCTTGCCAGGCTGGACGGTGGCAAGGCCGCCGACCTGGCGCTGTTCGGGCGCATGCTGGCGGACCTGCCGGACAAGAACATCGATGCTGCCTCGCAGGTCGCCCACGCGATATCCACGCATCGCGTCAGCATAGAGTTCGATTTCTACACCGCTGTGGATGACCTCCAGCCCGAGAGCGAGACGGGCGCCGGGATGATGGGCACGGTCGAGTTCAACTCCGCATGCTTCTATCGCTACTCCAACGTGAGCATGGAGCAGCTGATCACCAACCTCCAGGGTGACAGGGAGCTGGCGCTCAAGACGCTGGAGGCCTTCATACACGCCTCCGTGCGGGCTATCCCCACCGGCAAGCAGAACAGCATGGCAGCCCACAACCCCCCTTCGATGGTCTTCGCGGTCGTCAGGGAAGGTGCTCCATGGTCCCTGGCCAACGCCTTCGCCAGGCCCGTAGCTCCGGGCAGAGAGGAGGACCTCGTAGGGCGCTCCATTCAGGCTCTGGACAGCTACTGGGGCAAGCTCGTCAGCGTGTACGGCGGCGATGACATCCGCAAGAAGGCGCTCATCACCCTGGAAGATGTGCCCCTCCAGCACCTCGGAGACGCCAGAGTGGAGACCGTGAAGGCCCTGGTAGAACAGGTGGTCGCAGCGGCAGGAGGTGCGTGATGCCCACGCTTCTCATGAGACTCTCAGGCCCGATGCAGTCCTGGGGCACGCAGAGCAGGTTCACCGTGAGGGATACCGGCCGGGAGCCCTCCAAGAGCGGGGTGATAGGGCTGATCTGCGCCGCCCTGGGACGTCCCCGCACGGCGCCCGTCGACGACCTGGTCAGGCTGCGCATGGGAGTGCGCGTGGACCGCGAGGGCATAGTGATGCGCGACTACCATACAGCAGGCGGCGCACCCGCCGGCGAGCGGTACGGCGTGGCAACGGTCACCGGTGACCAACGGCCAGTGCAGTCCTCCCGCTACTACCTGGCGGACGCCAGCTTCCTGGTGGCGCTGGAGGGAGGGGAGGAGGACAGACCCCTCCTGGAGCAGATCGACGAGGCGCTGAGGGCCCCCCGCTGGCAGCTCTTCCTCGGGAGGAAGAGCTGTGTGCCCAGCGAGCCCATCCACCTGCCGAAGGAACCTCCGCTGGGGCCACCCATCCGGGAAGAAGACCTGCGCACCGCTCTGATCTCCTACCCCTGGCCCGAGGGCGCCCATCGGCTGCGGTTCGTCTTCGAGGATCCGGAGGGCGAAGAGCTGCGCAACGACGTGCCCATATCCTTCGAGATAGGCAACAGGCAGTACGCCGCGCGCTTCGTGCGCACCGAGATAATCATCAACCCTGCACTGCAGGACGCAAGGAGGTGATCGCCGTGCTCTACCTTTCCAGGCTCAGGCTACAGCCACGCCATCGCGATGTCCAGAAGGACCTCAGCAACTGCCACGCGCTCCACTCCCGCATCCTGTCGGCCTTCCCCCTGCTGCCCACCCCATCCTCCCCCAGGGCGGAGATGGGCGTCCTGTACCGCCTGGAAGAGGCAGGACGCTTCCCCACGGTGATAGTGCAGTCCAGGCTGGAGCCCGACTGGAGTCGCCTGCCAGAGGGGTACCTGGCATTCCCCGCAGAGTGCAAGCGCGTGGACGATAAGTACAGCCGGATCAACCAGGGAGACCGCTTCATCTTCAGGCTCCGAGCTAACCCGACCAGGCGGATAGCCAGGGGCAACACCGAGCAGGCCGAGAGATGGAGGGGCAAGAGGGTGGAGCTCCAGCGCGAGGAGGACCAGATCGACTGGCTCATACGCAAGGGCGACCAGCACGGGTTCAAGCTCCTCAGCATCACCGTGCGCCAGCAAGCCGTGCCCAACCTGCGCGTGCTCCCCAACAACAAGACCCATGGGTGGCGGCGAGATGCAGGCGGCAACCGCAGGCTGACCTTCGGGTCGGTGCAGTTCGAGGGCGTGCTGGAGGTCACCGACAGGGAAAGCTTCATGCAGGCGCTCGAGCAGGGCGTCGGCAGCGGCAAGGCCTTCGGCTTTGGCCTGCTGTCCATAGCCCCCGGCGCCCAGCCCCCTGACGAGGGGGATGCGCCATGAGGCTGAAGGACCTGCACATACTCCCCAGGGTCAGCGACAGCTGGTCCTACCTCTACGTAGAGCACTGCAGGATCGACCAGGACGCCAGGGCGATCTCCCTGCACGATGCCACAGGCAAGACGATGGTGCCCTGTGCCAGCCTCTCGCTGCTCATGCTCGGCCCCGGGACGTCGATCACGCACGCAGCCATCCAGACCCTAGCCGACAACGGGTGCCTGGTGGCCTGGGTCGGCGAGGAGGGTGTAAGATTCTACGCGCAAGGCATGGGCGAGACCCGCTCCGCAACCAACACCCTCAGGCAGGCGATGCTGTGGAGTGATCCAGAGCTGCACCTGCAGGTGGTCCGTCGGATGTACGAGATCCGCTTCCGCCACCCCATCAACCCCAACACCAGCCTCAAGCAGATACGCGGCATGGAGGGCGCAAGGGTGAGGGGCGCCTACCTCCAGCTAAGCAGAGAGACCGGGGTGGAGTGGAAGGGGAGGGACTACAGCAGCAAGTCATGGCATTCGAACGATGCCATCAACCGTGCCATATCCGCGGCCAACAGCTGCCTGTATGGCGTCTGCCACGCGGCGATCGTCTCCGCTGGCTACTCCACCGCCCTGGGCTTCATCCATACGGGTAAGATGCTGTCCTTCGTCTACGACGTAGCAGACCTCTACAAGACGGAGATCTCCATGCCAGCAGCCTTCTACGCAGTGGCCGAGGGCGGCGCATCCCTCGAGAGCCGTGTGAGGCGCAAGTGCCGCGACATCCTTCGGGAGACTCGCCTGCTCGCCAGGATAGTCGAAGACATAGATACCGTACTAAACGTGGACAGTCCCATCCCCCACAAGTACCAGAATCCATACGACTCCGACCCAGGGGTGCCCGGGGGCTGGTGGGACCCCGAAGCGAGGGAGATACAGGGAGGCTACAACGCTGCCAGGACGCCTGGCCCGGAAGATCCCGGGGAGGCGGACACATGACGGTAATAGTGGTGGAGAAGGTCCCCGCCAGCGTGAGGGGAGAGCTGACCCGCTGGCTGCTCGAACCCAGGACGGGCGTGTTCGTAGGCCGACCATCAGCGCTCGTACGGGACAAGCTATGGGAGCTCGTGTGCCAGCGCATCGTGGAGCGCACGGGACCCGAGGAGATGGGAGGGGCAGTCATGATCTACACCTCGGACAACGAGCAGGGGTTCGAGATGAGGATCTTCGGGGACACGAGCAGGGATCTGGTCGACTTCGAAGGGCTATGGCTGGTCAAGGTCTAAGTGGCAGGGGGCGTATAGCGAGCTGCAGGGCTGTTCCGGAGCTTACCGGACAGCGCGCAGTCAGACGCGCTCCATCGGAGCCCGGAAGCATGCCCGCACGATACCAAACGGGGCATCTAAAATTAAACCCCAGGTAGAATGCGGAGTTAGCAAGTATCGTCCCCACACGCGTGGGGGTGAACCCTGCACCTGCACGGTGTTGCCCCCGGTGGGTACATCGTCCCCACACGCGTGGGGGTGAACCGAGGAGATGCAGAGCTGGGGGCTCGAGTTCTCTATCGTCCCCACACGCGTGGGGGTGAACCGCAGCCGCCTCGGGGCTGTTTGGCCTTCTCGTCATCGTCCCCACACGCGTGGGGGTGAACCGTAACGTCGATCTCGAGAGATGAGCGAGACGAGATCGTCCCCACACGCGTGGGGGTGAACCGCTGGGCGCGGGCGCGAGCACCAGGGGTGCGGGATCGTCCCCACACGCGTGGGGGTGAACCGCTGGGCGCGGGCGCGAGCACCAGGGGTGCGGGATCGTCCCCACACGCGTGGGGGTGAACCGTTGGGGGACAAAAATGGTGAGTAGCACATAAGATCGTCCCCACACGCGTGGGGGTGAACCGGCAGCGCCACTGCCGCCAGCAACCCGGGCATCATCGTCCCCACACGCGTGGGGGTGAACCGAACAACGACATGCCCGCGCCCCAGGAGCTCACATTGTCCCCACACGCGTGGGGGTGAACCGTTGTCCGCAGGGGGGTGGGAGCTCACTCCACCATTGTCCCCACACGTGTGGGGGTGAACCGGTGCGCGACCACGCCCACCGCTGCCAGGGGAGATCGTCCCCACACGCGTGGGGGTGAACCGGCGTAGTCCGCCACCGCCTTGAACCCGGGCACATCGTCCCCACACGCGTGGGGGTGAACCGTTGTGTGGGATCCTCTTTGGCCGACCGCTGCTATCGTCCCCACACGCGTGGGGGTGAACCGAACACGGAACTACGGGCGGAGCTCGAGCGCGCATCGTCCCCA from Thermobaculum terrenum ATCC BAA-798 includes:
- the casA gene encoding type I-E CRISPR-associated protein Cse1/CasA, which translates into the protein MNNTRWRIEIMHSFNLVDEPWIPVRPIGASTTQLMGLRDVLLGAHAIRELVDPSPLVTVSLHRLLLAILHRVFGPRDDAEWAELYGGGSFPPQPLEDYLQRWHDRFDLFHEKYPFYQKGSIQRQSVTKLWPVTRLAPEIASPGNATTLFDHTLPEGVAFTPDRAARYLVLLHPFTVGGLFGLLKGEKDKAADAGPLAKCAVVLLRGRTLFETLMLNMVRYDPEFDEPCPSTPEDSPAWERDDDTQPVDRLPKGYLDYLTWQSRRVRLFPEVQDGRVVVREVIIVKGCQLRPTEEIANYETMVAFRKNPRAGKGENPRPPVGFREDRAMWRDSHVIFQSTDTHTQPRSLRWIAELIAMGRLQEEHRLPLEIYGIITDQANIKLWRHEVLPVSTRYFSDRNLYSQLQRALAMAESVGQELDRTLEQLARDLLPNPNRDEINNLRKAINATPTYWASLEVPFHHFLLELEADRQLVQGRPIYGYGYAMRNWMDAIKQAGRLALEFAVSGLDGNARNLRAAVNARGRFNGRLNTLLAQEAPGLELPA
- the casB gene encoding type I-E CRISPR-associated protein Cse2/CasB; the protein is MLISELQGLVEAEDRGALAALRRGLGKRPGEAAEMFPYVVPYLPEDLWAQDWFFVVASLFAVHPLSWQADGNARDTNFGASFRRLREARGQEEGDSLENRFVALLDSRGEDLPHHLRRAIGLMRGEEIPVNWYRLLIDLTYWDHPDRFVQRQWAEQFWRRQPAEQSSDQLPTTT
- the cas7e gene encoding type I-E CRISPR-associated protein Cas7/Cse4/CasC; protein product: MLVELHMIQNFAPSNLNRDDTGSPKDCEFGGVRRARISSQCIKRAIRREFKQNGLLDSERIAERTRLVTQEIADRLARLGRDREQATRVAGFLLSAAKLKVDNSQRTEYLLFLGRGEIDAITALCNERWDQLAPLADQSLSDQSNDKKKAAQQVPADMSRELLARLDGGKAADLALFGRMLADLPDKNIDAASQVAHAISTHRVSIEFDFYTAVDDLQPESETGAGMMGTVEFNSACFYRYSNVSMEQLITNLQGDRELALKTLEAFIHASVRAIPTGKQNSMAAHNPPSMVFAVVREGAPWSLANAFARPVAPGREEDLVGRSIQALDSYWGKLVSVYGGDDIRKKALITLEDVPLQHLGDARVETVKALVEQVVAAAGGA
- the cas5e gene encoding type I-E CRISPR-associated protein Cas5/CasD, with the protein product MPTLLMRLSGPMQSWGTQSRFTVRDTGREPSKSGVIGLICAALGRPRTAPVDDLVRLRMGVRVDREGIVMRDYHTAGGAPAGERYGVATVTGDQRPVQSSRYYLADASFLVALEGGEEDRPLLEQIDEALRAPRWQLFLGRKSCVPSEPIHLPKEPPLGPPIREEDLRTALISYPWPEGAHRLRFVFEDPEGEELRNDVPISFEIGNRQYAARFVRTEIIINPALQDARR
- the cas6e gene encoding type I-E CRISPR-associated protein Cas6/Cse3/CasE — translated: MLYLSRLRLQPRHRDVQKDLSNCHALHSRILSAFPLLPTPSSPRAEMGVLYRLEEAGRFPTVIVQSRLEPDWSRLPEGYLAFPAECKRVDDKYSRINQGDRFIFRLRANPTRRIARGNTEQAERWRGKRVELQREEDQIDWLIRKGDQHGFKLLSITVRQQAVPNLRVLPNNKTHGWRRDAGGNRRLTFGSVQFEGVLEVTDRESFMQALEQGVGSGKAFGFGLLSIAPGAQPPDEGDAP
- the cas1e gene encoding type I-E CRISPR-associated endonuclease Cas1e, giving the protein MRLKDLHILPRVSDSWSYLYVEHCRIDQDARAISLHDATGKTMVPCASLSLLMLGPGTSITHAAIQTLADNGCLVAWVGEEGVRFYAQGMGETRSATNTLRQAMLWSDPELHLQVVRRMYEIRFRHPINPNTSLKQIRGMEGARVRGAYLQLSRETGVEWKGRDYSSKSWHSNDAINRAISAANSCLYGVCHAAIVSAGYSTALGFIHTGKMLSFVYDVADLYKTEISMPAAFYAVAEGGASLESRVRRKCRDILRETRLLARIVEDIDTVLNVDSPIPHKYQNPYDSDPGVPGGWWDPEAREIQGGYNAARTPGPEDPGEADT
- the cas2e gene encoding type I-E CRISPR-associated endoribonuclease Cas2e: MTVIVVEKVPASVRGELTRWLLEPRTGVFVGRPSALVRDKLWELVCQRIVERTGPEEMGGAVMIYTSDNEQGFEMRIFGDTSRDLVDFEGLWLVKV